In Pyricularia oryzae 70-15 chromosome 2, whole genome shotgun sequence, one genomic interval encodes:
- a CDS encoding pyridoxamine 5'-phosphate oxidase, which translates to MGIITRPLIHLNCSPGRLGALSFRRTMALHPPPNGEKLIFAPSSTATMNSQAEQFLKHERTGLHRSDLDPSSPIRQFHAWFKSALGSDGGDSAAADAATQQPPRVSHPETCTLSTASLPSGRVSARVVYMKELDDKGFVIYSNFGTSRKAFDLFGDGTPSSVGNPWASLTFWWEPLERQVRVEGRAERLTREESQRYYETRVRGSRIGAWASRQSAVLKPEGGAEGGEDDGRAQLDGWVRETEGKFAGVDDIPVPDFWGGLRIVPLRVEFWQGRANRLHDRFVYERADEKDAAWTLERLSP; encoded by the exons ATGGGCATCATCACTCGGCCCCTCATCCACCTCAACTGCTCCCCCGGCCGGCTTGGTGCGCTCAGCTTTCGAAGAACCATGGCATTACACCCACCACCTAATGGGGAGAAGCTAATTT TCGCCCCTTCATCGACAGCGACCATGAACAGCCAGGCGGAGCAGTTCCTCAAGCACGAGCGGACGGGCCTGCACCGCTCGGACCTGGACCCCTCGTCGCCGATCCGGCAGTTCCACGCCTGGTTCAAATCGGCACTGGGTAGCGACGGCGGTGACTCGGCCGCTGCGGACGCCGCCACCCAGCAGCCGCCAAGGGTTTCCCACCCAGAGACGTGCACCCTGTCGACGGCGTCGCTGCCCTCGGGCCGCGTgtcggcccgcgtcgtctACATGAAGGAGCTCGACGACAAGGGCTTCGTCATCTACTCGAATTTCGGCACCAGTCGCAAGGCCTTTGACCTATTTGGCGACGGCACGCCCTCCTCGGTCGGGAACCCCTGGGCGTCGCTGACGTTTTGGTGGGAGCCGCTCGAGAGGCAGGTGAGGGTTGAGGgccgggccgagcgcctGACGCGCGAAGAGTCGCAGCGCTACTACGAGACGCGCGTGCGCGGCAGCCGCATCGGTGCCTGGGCGAGCCGGCAGAGCGCCGTGCTCAAGCCCGAAGGAGGAGCGGAGGGtggcgaggacgacggcCGCGCGCAGCTCGACGGTTGGGTGCGCGAGACCGAGGGAAAGTTTGCTGGCGTTGATGACATACCCGTCCCAGATTTCTGGGGAGGGCTGAGGATCGTACCGCTTAGGGTTGAGTTTTGGCAGGGGAGGGCAAATAGGCTGCACGACCGCTTCGTCTACGAGAGGGCTGATGAGAAGGACGCGGCATGGACTCTGGAGAGGCTTAGTCCATAA